DNA sequence from the Epinephelus fuscoguttatus linkage group LG2, E.fuscoguttatus.final_Chr_v1 genome:
AGCTGAGTAAGCTAACCTTACACATGTGCCAAGCtgtgttagctaacattaacgTTAACATTACACATGTGCCAAGCtgagttagctaacgttaaccttAACgttactgtgcattcacaccaaaagcgtcatgagtGTCATAAGCggccggcagccattcattttcaatgtacgcttGCTACGAAGGGCGTCTAGAGCGTCAGAGGCAGCGAGCAGCGCAATGTCAGCAACTGGAGCATCACGGTGAAGTTGAGAAAAGCTCAACTTTATGCAACTAAGCAGCAACGCCGCGGAAGCAGCATcgagcagcagccaattgcagaccaTGAATATTCTAGGCGggacagtgaaagaaaaagaaagagaagacgaaaatggaggaaaaattGATTGTGGCAGTCTCCGATTTCCCGGAGCTATATGATGTGTCTCTGTTTATTTACAGAGACATCCAGAAGAGCTCCCGCTTATTTACCACCAACCCAATAAGTTCCCGCTTATTATTTACAACCAATTACATTTCTCTTGGTCCTACAAGTCATCCTGTGCACAGCTGATCAGCTAAACACATCTGCAGCGCAGCTTGAAAGCCCCGCCCCCTTGGCAAGCCCTGCCAGAGCTGCCAggcagcgcgatgccagcgacctgagCGACGGCTTgcgctcatgacgcttttggtgttAATGCACAGTTACACGTGTGCCAAGCtgagttagctaacattaacctTAACGTTACACGTGTGCCAAGCtgagttagctaacgttaaccttAACGTTACACGTGTGCCAAGCtgagttagctaacgttaacattaCACATGTGCCAAGCTGTGTTAGCTAATTAACCTTACACATGTACCAAGCTGAGTTAGCTAACCTTACACGTGTGCCAAGCtgtgttagctaacgttaaaaTTACACATATGCCAAGCTGAGTTAGTTAACATTAACCTTAACGTTACACGTGTGCCAAGCtgagttagctaacgttacagacAAGACAGCAGAATGTAAAAACATAGCAACATACCTTTGAGTGTAGCAGTTGTAACTTTGTCCAGTTTATCCATAGTTTGATTTCCCTTACATCTAGCTACAGACTTAAATTGCTTAACTGTcaagaaagcagcagcagttgaCGTGACTTTGAGAAACGCCGCCAGgtctctctttattttttttaacggTCCACTACCCTCGGGaaggcgggggggggggggggggccggACCGGCAGGGTGGTAAACTTTGCATTTCCCCATAACACATTTAAATACTTAAGActgataaataaaacataaataatatttATCTACGTGTATGTATTTCGTAGTAAATTATTATTCATGTATGCTGTTATAAGGCATATAATTATGAGAAGAAGCCCTTCATAGCACCTAATTACGGAGCCCGTAAAGGGAcatgcagaaaagaaaaaaaaaactttggttTCCCGTGAGCACGAGAAACGTTTCTCGTGAGCACGAGATACTTATCTGGTGAGCACGAGAAATGTTTCTCGTGCTCACGGGAAACCGAAGGTAGCCTAATTGATTGTGGTTGTGCTCATTAAGCCTCCAGAATGGCAGCAGAGGTGGATTTGTTCTCTTTCCTCCAAACGCAGAATATACCAGATTGTGTCATCAACAAATTAAAAGATGATAAGGTGAACATAAATGTTAACTTTAGTCACAGCTTGTTTCTCTACCTGGtatgttaatgtattttttgacgTTTGCCTTGCTTCTTACAGATCGACATCAACGTCATAGGTGTTATAACAGATAAGAAGTTAGGACAGTATATCGTAAGATATGGGGACCGACTTGCACTCAGAGCATTTTGTCGTCAAAGAACTGTGACAAATGAAATGTCAGGGGGAGTGGAGACAGTGAAGTCTGCTCTCATGCAGAAAGTAAGAGACAGGCTTGCGGAACAACGAAAAACTCCTgccaacagaaacacagaaggCCCCGGTATTGGCAATAAACATGCAGTTAAAGTCACCCGGCGGATTGAAATGGGATGGCTCCACTTTGAGAGCGGCACTTATCACCAAATCAGGACAAGAAATGGAGGTGGAACACGGCACCTGTCGGTCCAGAAATCAGTAACTATGGGTGAACTGCTGGAGACGGGCAAATCCTTGTTTTTTCCAAATGGACATTCATCCAAAGGGCCGATGGAAGACTTCGAGTTTGATATTCGTGATTACAGTCACAATGCAGTATCCCCTGAAGTCACAGTGGGCCAGCTGTACGAGCAGACTAAACTACGAATGCTGCGCATCTACACAACCTCCAAAAAGACGTAATACAAGTTCTCTCTGATGCATCATCGGACTTCGAGCCCACAGATGAGAGGCCAGTTAAGGTAATTTATCTTTTGCCATATGATACGTGATATACTGTAGATACTGAAttcatatttattaatattaaggGTGAATTCTGGGGATTATGGACTAGCAtgtatttcagattttaaaataaaaataacagatgTGAGGCTCAGAAGTGATCCATAAGGTCTGTCTAGAAATAATTTAACTGTATAAACCTGGGAACAGTGTGTAACAGCTGACCTGTATAAATGTATAGTCGAACACGGAATATTAATTATAATCAAATCCTGGCCGATCCTGTCAATGAAGCTACCTCAGCACCGTGCATAAAGGCACACATCAGCCTCTTGCTCAGTTTGGAGACGCACGTATCAGCTACCTTGTTATGCTGCAGCCAGCTGTGGGCAACAAACAGAATATCAGTAGGCctactgatgtttttgtgaaatcCATACAGGTGTCATTGACACCTTAACAACAGTATTGTAAGATTAAGACATTAATCTAACATGTATCAAACTTGCCTGAGTCACATGAATAGCTGTATTTTGAAGGAAATTTCAGTAGATTATGTTATAGATGTAGAATATGTGGAGAGTTTGTGCACACTTCTGCTAATTAAAGACATTCAAtgtatgtatgtctgtatgtatgtatgtatgtaatgcATTTGCACTCTTTGCAGCGTTCATTATTGACCAGTCTGTGTTCTTAAATAtaagggggggtgggggggacaCATCAGTCCTCAGTGATTGTACAGTACACATACTTTGAGGATAAATCTACTGTCTTAATTCAATGTCAAATTTATAATTAATTTAGGTCAAGAGATGTAAATACCATTTCCAAACATATTTGCTGCACTGTTCTCTCCACTTATGTGCATGTTCAGTCACAATAAGTTCAGAAGGACTTGTTTTGAACAGCTGGACAATCATGGCTGTATAAGTCTATAATTTGCTGATCTGCTGACTTCTGTATAGACTAGGACAATGCAGAGACGATCCTTGAGGAACAAAACCAGGAGATGTCATCACTTGAGGACTGGAACTGATCATCAAGTGGATCATCCAGAGAGCTCCTCTGATTTAGATCCAGCATCCAGTGGCTCAATGCAGgaaaaccatgaaaaagtaAGCCCCAGTATTGCATTTTTATGTACCCAGTCTGTGATATACAGTATGGAACTTGTGTTGTATAGAGATTAATTCCTGCCaaaatgttcaaacaaaactttttaaaattgaaaCAAGAACTGATTAATCAAAAGTTACAGTTTGTAGTAACATTTAGGTTACATCTGCATGACACAGCAgctatgtttaaaataaatcacaggTGAAGTCTATGAGGACACAGACATGGGGTTTAAGAGACCATGATtgttgcaaaacaaaacaaccaaatgtAAATCCATCTTAAATTTGAACTGCAGCTAAGATGATGACAGTGGGAAAAGGGTTTTGAGTTTAATGCTACATTAACTCAATATGCATATACCAAAAAAATCTGCTCAGGTGCAAGGCGTTTTAATCACACAAATGTGTTAATATACATGACGGCTTGGATAAGATGAtgcaaaaacaaagatttttatttttttatttaattatcaaCAGAGAGGAGAACCAATCAGCCAATCAAGATTAGCAACTCCTGAGATGAGTAACACAGAGTTCCTGCATCCCCCATCTTCGGATGATGTTGGCAGTCATACTTGGCAATCAACAAGC
Encoded proteins:
- the LOC125879082 gene encoding uncharacterized protein LOC125879082, translating into MAAEVDLFSFLQTQNIPDCVINKLKDDKIDINVIGVITDKKLGQYIVRYGDRLALRAFCRQRTVTNEMSGGVETVKSALMQKVRDRLAEQRKTPANRNTEGPGIGNKHAVKVTRRIEMGWLHFESGTYHQIRTRNGGGTRHLSVQKSVTMGELLETGKSLFFPNGHSSKGPMEDFEFDIRDYSHNAVSPEVTVGQLYEQTKLRMLRIYTTSKKT